From a single Agrobacterium tumefaciens genomic region:
- a CDS encoding ABC transporter permease — MQEQDTRQQANPAAITEDGSVSGGGLRYVMSGSWRNSNLSGIFESLDRIEKNKSGGSVEIDLSAVEAIDTTGAWIIQRLRKDIEANGATVTFTGNDRIEDVIGQLPDKAEMQGEPVAKPGLVERIFAPIGQAVVQNGADFLAGMYILGSAVRGAQMKLGRGRGVSPAAIVNQIDHMGVRAVPIIMLMSFLIGAIIAQQGAFQLRYFGAEVFVVDLVGILQLREIGVLLTAIMIAGRSGSAITAEIGSMKMREEIDALKVIGLNPVGVLVFPRLVALTIALPLLTILANFAALFGAAIVALLYSGITFEVFLSRLHGAVEESTIAAGMIKAPFMALIIGIVAAVEGMKVGGSAESLGQHVTSSVVKSIFVVILVDGLFAIFYAAIDF, encoded by the coding sequence ATGCAAGAACAGGACACACGGCAACAGGCGAACCCGGCCGCAATCACCGAAGACGGTTCCGTCTCCGGCGGCGGCTTGCGTTATGTCATGAGCGGTTCCTGGCGCAACAGCAATCTCTCCGGAATTTTCGAAAGCCTCGACAGGATCGAAAAAAACAAATCCGGCGGCTCCGTCGAGATCGATCTTTCCGCTGTCGAAGCCATCGACACGACGGGTGCGTGGATCATCCAGCGCCTGCGCAAGGATATCGAGGCGAACGGCGCAACTGTTACGTTCACCGGCAACGACCGGATCGAGGACGTCATCGGTCAATTGCCCGATAAGGCGGAGATGCAGGGCGAGCCGGTCGCCAAACCGGGGCTGGTGGAACGCATCTTCGCGCCGATCGGCCAGGCCGTGGTTCAGAACGGCGCGGATTTCCTGGCGGGCATGTATATTCTCGGCTCCGCCGTGCGCGGCGCGCAGATGAAGCTCGGGCGCGGGCGAGGCGTCTCGCCGGCGGCGATCGTCAACCAGATCGACCATATGGGCGTGCGCGCCGTGCCGATCATCATGCTGATGTCGTTTTTGATCGGCGCGATCATCGCCCAGCAGGGCGCGTTCCAGCTCAGATATTTCGGCGCCGAGGTCTTCGTCGTCGATCTGGTCGGCATTCTGCAATTGCGTGAAATCGGCGTGCTTCTGACCGCGATCATGATCGCCGGCCGTTCCGGCAGCGCGATTACGGCGGAAATCGGCTCGATGAAGATGCGCGAGGAAATCGACGCGCTAAAGGTGATCGGTCTCAACCCCGTGGGTGTGCTGGTGTTTCCGCGGCTGGTGGCGCTGACCATCGCGCTGCCGCTTTTGACCATTCTCGCCAATTTTGCAGCGCTTTTCGGTGCGGCCATCGTGGCGCTGCTTTATTCCGGCATCACTTTCGAGGTGTTCCTGTCGCGCCTGCATGGCGCTGTCGAGGAATCGACCATTGCCGCCGGCATGATCAAGGCGCCGTTCATGGCGCTCATTATCGGCATCGTCGCGGCGGTGGAAGGCATGAAGGTGGGTGGTTCGGCGGAATCGCTCGGTCAGCATGTCACCTCCTCGGTGGTGAAGTCGATCTTCGTCGTCATTCTGGTCGATGGTCTTTTCGCCATCTTCTACGCAGCCATCGATTTTTAG
- the dgcA gene encoding N-acetyl-D-Glu racemase DgcA — MPRYLQATTERFPVAGSFTISRGTRTHADVVTCTIREGSFVGKGECVPYPRYGESIEGVLADIEVMAERIAAGLTRQELQQAMKPGAARNAVDCALWDLEAKISDRSAAEQVLGQAAKPLVTAYTISLADPETMAAKTAENAGRPLLKIKTGTTDDEARLRAVRAAAPEARIIIDANEGWNDENIEYYLRLAAELKISLIEQPLPAGKDDILARIDHPVLICADESVHSTKDLAGLRDRYDAINIKLDKTGGLTEALVMKAEAERLGFTIMVGCMLGTSLGMAPAVLAAQGTAFADLDGPLLLAEDRDPGLVYEGSLVYPAQPELWG; from the coding sequence ATGCCCCGTTACCTGCAAGCCACAACAGAACGCTTCCCCGTCGCCGGCAGCTTCACCATCTCACGCGGCACCCGCACGCATGCGGATGTCGTAACGTGCACCATCCGTGAAGGTTCCTTCGTCGGCAAAGGTGAATGCGTGCCCTATCCGCGTTATGGCGAAAGCATCGAGGGTGTCCTTGCCGATATCGAGGTGATGGCAGAGCGGATAGCCGCCGGCCTGACACGGCAGGAATTGCAGCAGGCGATGAAACCGGGTGCGGCCCGCAATGCGGTCGATTGCGCGCTCTGGGACCTTGAGGCGAAGATCAGCGACCGGAGCGCTGCCGAACAGGTTCTCGGACAGGCGGCAAAGCCGCTCGTCACCGCCTATACGATTTCGCTTGCCGACCCTGAAACAATGGCCGCGAAGACCGCGGAAAATGCAGGCCGTCCGCTGCTGAAGATCAAGACCGGCACCACTGACGACGAAGCCCGCCTGCGGGCCGTACGCGCGGCCGCACCCGAAGCGCGCATCATCATAGACGCCAATGAAGGTTGGAATGACGAGAATATTGAATATTATCTGAGACTTGCAGCAGAACTGAAGATATCGCTGATCGAGCAGCCGCTGCCCGCCGGCAAGGATGATATCCTCGCCCGCATCGATCATCCGGTGCTGATCTGCGCCGACGAAAGCGTGCATTCGACCAAGGACCTCGCCGGCCTGCGCGACCGCTACGATGCGATCAACATCAAGCTCGACAAGACCGGCGGCCTGACGGAAGCGCTTGTCATGAAGGCGGAGGCCGAAAGGCTCGGTTTCACCATCATGGTCGGCTGTATGCTCGGCACCTCGCTCGGCATGGCCCCGGCCGTGCTGGCCGCGCAGGGCACGGCCTTTGCCGATCTCGATGGGCCGCTGCTGCTGGCTGAGGATCGTGATCCGGGGCTGGTTTATGAGGGCTCGCTGGTCTATCCGGCGCAGCCGGAACTGTGGGGGTAA
- a CDS encoding UDP-2,3-diacylglucosamine diphosphatase, with translation MKSVAGQIETRQFRTLFISDVHLGSKAAKTDFLLDFLKYHEAETIIMVGDIVDGWRLRRSWYWPQGCNDVVQKLLRKARKGTRIIYIPGNHDEFLREFPGMHFGGIEVAERMIHEAADGKKYLVIHGDEFDVVVRNARLLAYLGDWAYDAAIAINIAIAAVRRRIGLPYWSFSAWAKLQVKHAVNFIGEFQRVVADEARRNNVDGVICGHIHHAVMEDMDGIRYINTGDWVESCTAIAENADGSFELITWMQTSDATAGQASDEMEPVDIPGLIGKHAA, from the coding sequence ATGAAATCCGTGGCCGGTCAAATCGAAACCAGACAGTTCAGAACGCTTTTCATTTCGGATGTTCATCTTGGCTCCAAGGCGGCCAAGACGGATTTCCTGCTCGACTTCCTAAAGTATCACGAAGCCGAGACGATCATCATGGTCGGCGACATCGTCGACGGCTGGCGCCTGCGCCGCAGCTGGTACTGGCCGCAGGGCTGTAATGACGTGGTGCAGAAGCTGCTGCGCAAGGCCCGCAAGGGCACGCGCATCATCTATATTCCCGGCAACCACGATGAATTCCTGCGGGAGTTCCCCGGCATGCATTTCGGCGGCATCGAAGTGGCCGAGCGCATGATCCACGAGGCGGCCGACGGCAAGAAATATCTGGTCATCCATGGCGACGAGTTCGACGTCGTGGTTCGCAACGCCCGCCTGCTCGCCTATCTCGGCGACTGGGCTTATGACGCGGCGATCGCCATCAACATCGCCATTGCCGCCGTGCGCCGTCGCATCGGCCTGCCTTACTGGTCGTTTTCGGCCTGGGCCAAGCTGCAGGTCAAACACGCCGTCAACTTCATCGGCGAATTCCAGCGCGTGGTGGCTGACGAGGCACGGCGCAACAATGTCGATGGCGTGATCTGTGGGCACATCCACCACGCTGTCATGGAAGACATGGACGGCATCCGCTACATCAACACCGGCGACTGGGTGGAAAGCTGCACGGCGATTGCTGAAAATGCCGATGGCAGCTTCGAGCTGATCACCTGGATGCAGACCAGCGACGCCACCGCCGGACAGGCATCGGATGAGATGGAGCCGGTGGATATTCCGGGGCTGATCGGCAAGCACGCAGCCTGA
- a CDS encoding NADP-dependent malic enzyme: MTSHDKNNTPANTAKADIEEQALFFHRYPRPGKLEIQATKPLGNQRDLALAYSPGVAAPCLAIHENPEMAADYTARANLVAVISNGTAVLGLGNIGPLASKPVMEGKAVLFKKFAGIDVFDIEIDAPGINDMVSTIAALEPTFGGINLEDIKAPECFEVERQLREKMNIPVFHDDQHGTAIIVAAAVTNALELAGKSLSSVKIVASGAGAAALACLNLLVAMGANKENIWVHDIEGLVYDGRNTLMDEWKEVYAQKTDKRVLADSIDGADVFLGLSAAGVLKPELLERMAENPLILALANPNPEIMPEVARAARPDAMICTGRSDFPNQVNNVLCFPYIFRGALDCGATTINEEMKMAAVQAIAELAREEVSEVAARAYSGETPVFGPTYLIPSPFDPRLILRIAPAVARAAAASGVAARPITDFEAYFDQLNRFVWRSGFIMKPVFNAAKAAEKKRIIFAEGEDERVLRAAQVLLEEGTGIPILIGRPQIIETRLKRFGLRIRPHTDFAVVNPEDDPRYRDYVDDYFALVGRAGINPEAARTIVRTNSTVIGALSVKRGEADALICGLEGRYDRHLRDVNQIIGKQENVRSFAGLSLLITQQGALFLTDTFVNNDPTSEEVAEMAILAAKEIRRFGITPKIALASHSNFGSRDSESARKMRRALKIVQAAAPELEVDGEMQGGSALSEALRKRAMPNSVLTGEANLLVFPNLDAANITLGVTRTLTEGLHVGPILLGTALPAHILSPSVTSRGVVNMAAFAVVQASHPSV; encoded by the coding sequence ATGACCTCTCACGATAAGAACAACACGCCCGCCAACACGGCAAAGGCCGACATCGAGGAACAGGCGCTCTTTTTCCACCGCTATCCGCGCCCCGGCAAACTGGAAATCCAGGCCACCAAGCCGCTCGGCAACCAGCGCGATCTGGCGCTGGCCTATTCGCCAGGTGTGGCCGCCCCCTGCCTCGCCATCCATGAAAATCCGGAAATGGCGGCGGATTATACCGCCCGCGCCAACCTCGTCGCCGTCATCTCCAACGGCACGGCGGTGCTGGGGCTTGGCAATATCGGCCCGCTCGCTTCCAAGCCTGTCATGGAAGGCAAGGCCGTCCTCTTCAAGAAATTCGCCGGCATCGACGTCTTCGACATCGAGATCGACGCGCCCGGCATCAATGACATGGTGTCGACCATCGCAGCGCTTGAGCCCACCTTCGGCGGCATCAACCTTGAGGATATCAAGGCGCCGGAATGTTTCGAGGTGGAACGCCAGCTGCGCGAGAAGATGAATATCCCCGTCTTCCACGATGATCAGCATGGCACCGCGATCATCGTCGCCGCCGCTGTCACCAATGCGCTGGAACTGGCCGGCAAGTCTCTGTCCAGCGTCAAGATCGTCGCTTCCGGCGCCGGTGCGGCAGCTCTCGCCTGCCTCAACCTGCTTGTCGCCATGGGCGCCAACAAAGAGAATATCTGGGTCCACGATATCGAAGGCCTGGTTTATGACGGCCGTAACACGCTGATGGACGAGTGGAAGGAAGTCTACGCCCAGAAGACCGACAAGCGCGTGCTGGCTGACTCGATCGACGGCGCCGATGTCTTCCTCGGCCTTTCCGCCGCTGGCGTGCTGAAACCGGAACTCCTGGAGCGCATGGCGGAAAATCCGCTTATCCTTGCGCTTGCCAACCCCAATCCGGAAATCATGCCCGAAGTCGCGCGTGCCGCACGCCCGGACGCCATGATCTGCACCGGCCGTTCGGATTTCCCGAACCAGGTCAACAACGTACTCTGCTTCCCCTATATCTTCCGCGGCGCGCTGGATTGCGGTGCGACGACCATCAACGAGGAAATGAAGATGGCCGCCGTGCAGGCCATCGCCGAACTCGCGCGGGAGGAAGTCTCCGAAGTGGCGGCCAGAGCCTATAGCGGTGAAACCCCGGTCTTCGGCCCGACCTATCTCATCCCCTCGCCCTTCGATCCACGCCTCATCCTGCGCATTGCGCCCGCCGTTGCCCGCGCCGCTGCCGCAAGCGGCGTCGCTGCCCGGCCGATCACCGATTTCGAAGCCTATTTCGACCAGCTGAACCGTTTCGTCTGGCGCTCCGGCTTCATCATGAAGCCGGTCTTCAATGCCGCCAAGGCCGCCGAAAAGAAGCGCATCATCTTTGCCGAAGGCGAAGACGAACGCGTGCTGCGCGCCGCCCAGGTTCTGCTGGAAGAGGGTACCGGCATCCCGATCCTCATCGGCCGCCCGCAGATCATCGAGACGCGCCTGAAGCGCTTCGGCCTGCGCATCCGCCCGCATACGGATTTCGCCGTGGTCAATCCGGAAGACGATCCGCGTTACCGCGATTATGTCGATGATTATTTCGCGTTGGTCGGCCGCGCCGGCATCAACCCGGAAGCGGCGCGTACCATCGTGCGCACCAACTCCACCGTCATCGGCGCGCTGTCGGTCAAGCGCGGCGAAGCGGATGCGCTGATCTGCGGCCTCGAAGGCCGTTATGACCGCCATCTGCGCGACGTGAACCAGATCATCGGCAAGCAGGAGAACGTGCGCTCCTTTGCGGGCCTCAGCCTGCTCATCACCCAGCAGGGCGCGCTGTTCCTCACCGATACTTTCGTGAATAACGATCCGACATCAGAGGAAGTGGCGGAGATGGCCATTCTTGCGGCCAAGGAAATTCGCCGCTTCGGCATCACGCCGAAGATCGCGCTCGCCAGCCACTCCAACTTCGGCTCGCGGGACTCGGAAAGCGCCCGCAAGATGCGCCGCGCGCTGAAGATCGTGCAGGCGGCAGCCCCCGAGCTGGAAGTGGACGGCGAAATGCAGGGCGGCTCGGCGCTCTCGGAAGCGCTGCGCAAGCGGGCGATGCCGAACAGCGTGCTGACCGGTGAGGCGAACCTTCTGGTCTTCCCGAACCTTGATGCCGCCAACATCACGCTCGGCGTCACCCGCACCCTGACGGAAGGCCTGCATGTCGGCCCGATCCTGCTCGGCACGGCCCTGCCCGCCCACATCCTGTCGCCCAGCGTCACCTCACGCGGCGTCGTCAACATGGCGGCCTTTGCCGTGGTGCAGGCATCACATCCTTCGGTGTGA
- a CDS encoding DUF2865 domain-containing protein yields MTRRSRIIGLLLPLVFLAPAAAFADQVCDTLYAQLREPPRVIGNASEVRRYANALARQNIVVRKIRNDMRSYGCSSGSVIVYGNPNAGLCAEIGDALVDAEAERDAIIRDRDDAMAAQRSDDGGIRRQRILAALDANGCSAMPETDTQPPQAPDVTRYPDAFRQPDNQPGQAGLSPYPNAAAEGGLRTLCVRTCDGSFFPIASNASPLDFRAQAEQCQKMCPGTETELYFHSMTDQETSDMVSAETGKPYKDLPPAFAYRNASAKAPGCACNMAAYHEDMQKQEEAARPQAEKPYSGITTIPSPQGDKPKEPAEQQQAARPPEQPIPERDYDPNDAKVRVIGPKFLPDQTGRIDLKNPALKGIQPQQ; encoded by the coding sequence TTGACCCGGCGCAGCCGCATCATCGGCCTCCTGCTTCCCCTTGTTTTCCTCGCCCCGGCCGCCGCCTTCGCGGATCAGGTCTGCGATACGCTTTATGCTCAATTGCGCGAACCGCCACGCGTCATCGGCAATGCGTCAGAGGTGCGGCGTTACGCCAATGCGCTTGCCCGCCAGAACATCGTCGTGCGCAAGATCAGGAACGATATGCGCAGCTATGGCTGCTCCTCGGGCAGCGTCATTGTCTACGGTAACCCCAACGCCGGCCTCTGCGCCGAAATCGGCGATGCGCTGGTGGACGCCGAGGCCGAACGTGACGCCATCATTCGTGACCGTGACGATGCGATGGCGGCTCAGCGCAGCGATGATGGCGGCATCAGGCGCCAGCGCATTCTCGCCGCGCTCGACGCCAATGGCTGCAGCGCGATGCCGGAAACGGACACGCAACCGCCGCAAGCGCCCGATGTGACCCGTTATCCTGACGCGTTCCGCCAGCCGGACAATCAGCCGGGACAGGCGGGCCTGTCGCCATACCCCAATGCCGCCGCCGAGGGCGGACTTCGCACCCTTTGCGTGCGCACCTGCGACGGTTCGTTTTTCCCGATCGCCTCCAATGCTTCGCCGCTCGACTTTCGCGCCCAGGCAGAGCAATGCCAGAAAATGTGCCCGGGTACTGAGACCGAGCTTTATTTCCACTCCATGACGGATCAGGAGACCTCCGACATGGTCTCGGCCGAAACCGGCAAACCCTACAAGGACCTGCCCCCCGCCTTCGCCTATCGCAACGCGTCTGCGAAAGCGCCCGGCTGCGCCTGCAACATGGCCGCCTATCACGAGGACATGCAAAAGCAGGAAGAGGCCGCCCGACCGCAGGCCGAAAAGCCCTATTCCGGCATCACCACCATTCCATCACCGCAAGGTGACAAGCCGAAGGAACCGGCCGAACAGCAACAGGCCGCAAGACCGCCGGAGCAACCGATTCCTGAACGCGACTATGATCCGAACGACGCAAAAGTGCGCGTTATCGGCCCGAAGTTCCTGCCGGACCAGACAGGCCGGATCGACCTGAAGAACCCGGCGCTGAAGGGTATACAACCGCAGCAGTGA
- the bluB gene encoding 5,6-dimethylbenzimidazole synthase: MPTDPSAGDPLQASPFDHALSPARPFSGAEREAIYRAIETRRDVRDQFLPDPLPDELVERLLKAAHSAPSVGFMQPWNFTLVTDAAIRQAAFVAFSRANEEAAAMFTGEQQALYRSLKLEGIRKAPLSICVTCDPTRGGKVVLGRTHNPRTDVYSTVCAIQNLWLAARAEGVGVGWVSIFHDSDIRTILGIPDHIEIVAWLCLGRVDTLYNEPELAVKGWRQRVPLEELVFRNRWGG; encoded by the coding sequence ATGCCGACCGATCCGTCCGCTGGCGATCCATTGCAAGCCAGCCCATTCGACCACGCGCTTTCGCCCGCCCGCCCGTTTTCCGGTGCGGAACGCGAGGCGATTTACCGCGCCATCGAGACGCGCCGCGATGTGCGTGACCAGTTCCTGCCCGATCCGCTGCCGGACGAACTTGTCGAGCGTCTGTTAAAAGCGGCGCATTCGGCTCCCTCGGTCGGTTTCATGCAGCCGTGGAATTTCACGCTCGTCACTGATGCTGCCATCCGTCAGGCGGCCTTTGTGGCCTTCAGCCGCGCCAATGAAGAGGCAGCGGCGATGTTTACGGGCGAGCAGCAGGCGCTTTATCGCAGTCTCAAGCTCGAAGGCATCCGCAAGGCGCCGCTCAGCATCTGCGTCACCTGCGATCCCACACGCGGTGGCAAGGTGGTGCTGGGCCGCACCCATAATCCGCGCACGGATGTCTATTCCACCGTCTGCGCCATCCAGAACCTCTGGCTCGCGGCGCGTGCCGAAGGCGTCGGCGTCGGCTGGGTCAGTATTTTCCACGATAGCGACATTCGCACCATCCTCGGTATTCCCGACCATATTGAAATCGTCGCCTGGCTCTGCCTCGGCCGTGTCGATACGCTCTACAACGAGCCGGAACTGGCGGTGAAAGGCTGGCGGCAGCGCGTGCCGCTGGAGGAGCTGGTGTTTCGTAACCGCTGGGGCGGTTGA
- a CDS encoding TolB family protein, producing MRSSIEIFNIRTRQMRAVWQTPELFEAPNWSPDGKYLLLNSEGLLYRLSPFGDSSPEKVDTGFATQCNNDHGISPDGSLYAISDKVEFGKSAIYLLPSTGGTPKLMTKNLPSYWHGWAPDGKSFAYCGIRDQVFDIYSMDIESGVETRLTHGEGRNDGPDYSPDGGWVYFNSSRTGLMQIWRVRVDGSAVERITDSSYGDWFPHPSPKGDKVVFVSYGGDVFDHPRDLDVRVRLMDMDGGNVETLFELFGGQGTMNSPNWSPDGDEFAYVRYFPVE from the coding sequence ATGCGCAGTTCCATCGAAATCTTCAACATCCGCACCCGGCAGATGCGGGCGGTGTGGCAGACGCCGGAATTGTTCGAAGCGCCGAACTGGTCGCCGGATGGCAAATATCTGCTGTTGAACAGCGAGGGGTTGCTCTATCGCCTGTCCCCATTCGGTGACTCCTCACCGGAGAAGGTCGATACCGGCTTTGCGACGCAATGCAACAACGACCACGGCATTTCGCCTGACGGTTCGCTCTATGCCATTTCCGACAAGGTGGAATTCGGCAAGAGCGCCATCTATCTTTTGCCATCGACGGGCGGCACGCCGAAGCTGATGACGAAGAACCTTCCCTCCTACTGGCACGGCTGGGCGCCGGACGGGAAGAGTTTCGCCTATTGCGGCATTCGCGATCAGGTCTTCGACATCTATTCCATGGATATTGAGAGCGGCGTCGAAACACGCCTTACCCATGGCGAGGGCCGCAATGACGGGCCGGATTATTCGCCTGACGGTGGGTGGGTCTATTTCAATTCCAGCCGCACGGGGCTGATGCAGATCTGGCGGGTGCGGGTGGACGGTTCCGCCGTCGAGCGCATTACCGACAGTTCCTATGGTGACTGGTTTCCACATCCGTCTCCCAAAGGTGACAAGGTGGTGTTTGTCTCCTATGGCGGCGATGTCTTCGACCATCCGCGTGATCTTGATGTGCGGGTGCGGCTGATGGATATGGATGGCGGCAATGTTGAAACGCTGTTTGAGCTTTTCGGCGGGCAGGGGACGATGAACTCGCCCAACTGGTCGCCTGACGGGGATGAATTCGCTTATGTGCGCTATTTCCCTGTGGAATGA
- a CDS encoding glyoxalase superfamily protein, giving the protein MNTIADHGIRFGRIAAMLPVRNIEKAHDFYVGVLGFTKTFENGNPVGFMILKQGNAELHLTLQPTHKAAPFNVAHMMVSDVDALHALCKSHGLRIIKGLQDKDYGLRAFVFEDPDGNRIDVGQVI; this is encoded by the coding sequence ATGAATACCATCGCCGATCACGGCATCCGCTTCGGGCGGATCGCCGCAATGCTTCCTGTCAGAAATATCGAAAAGGCCCATGATTTTTATGTCGGTGTGCTGGGCTTCACAAAAACCTTCGAAAACGGCAACCCCGTCGGTTTCATGATCCTCAAACAGGGCAATGCCGAACTGCACCTGACATTGCAGCCCACCCATAAGGCAGCGCCCTTCAACGTGGCGCATATGATGGTCAGCGATGTCGATGCGCTGCACGCGCTCTGCAAGAGCCACGGGTTGCGCATCATCAAGGGCCTGCAGGACAAGGATTATGGCCTGCGCGCCTTTGTCTTTGAAGACCCTGACGGCAACCGCATCGATGTGGGGCAGGTTATTTGA
- a CDS encoding NAD+ synthase has protein sequence MSDRHDIQNHLRIAVGQFNPTVGDVAGNLARAREARADAATQGADLLLLTELFISGYPPEDLVLKPAFLKACLKAVEELAADTADGGPGVVIGFPRQGETGRYNSVALLDGGKIIALRDKIDLPNYGEFDEKRVFAEGSISGPYNFRGVRIGIPICEEIWNDMGVCETLAESGAEILLVPNGSPYYRGKLDVRHQVALRQVIESGLPLVFANQLGGQDELVFDGASFAFNADKTLAFQMSQFEATLAVTDWKRTADGWHCDSGPFSKIPEGEEADYRACMLGFRDYVNKNGFKSVVLGLSGGIDSAICAALAVDALGEERVRCIMLPYRYTSEESLKDAADCARALGCRYDIVPIVEPVEGFLSALSDLFEGTEEGITEENLQSRTRGTILMAVSNKFGSMVVTTGNKSEMSVGYATLYGDMNGGFNPIKDLYKMQVYAISSWRNAHVPPGALGPSGEVIPANIIAKAPSAELRPNQTDQDSLPPYPVLDDILECLVEKEMSVEEILARGHDVATVHRVEHLLYLAEYKRRQSAPGVKITKKNFGRDRRYPITNRFRDR, from the coding sequence ATGAGCGACAGACACGATATCCAGAACCATCTCCGGATTGCCGTCGGGCAGTTCAATCCCACCGTTGGCGACGTGGCGGGCAATCTCGCCAGGGCGCGTGAGGCAAGGGCCGATGCGGCAACGCAGGGCGCCGATCTCCTGCTTCTGACCGAGCTGTTCATATCCGGCTACCCGCCTGAAGATCTGGTGCTGAAGCCGGCGTTCCTGAAGGCCTGCCTGAAGGCCGTGGAAGAGCTGGCAGCGGACACCGCCGATGGCGGGCCGGGTGTCGTTATCGGTTTTCCGCGTCAGGGCGAGACGGGCCGGTACAATTCGGTGGCGCTTTTGGATGGCGGCAAGATCATTGCGCTGCGCGACAAGATCGACCTGCCGAATTACGGCGAGTTCGACGAAAAACGCGTTTTCGCCGAAGGGTCGATCTCCGGTCCCTATAATTTCCGTGGGGTCAGGATCGGTATTCCGATCTGCGAGGAAATCTGGAACGACATGGGCGTGTGTGAGACGCTGGCCGAAAGCGGGGCGGAAATCCTGCTGGTGCCGAACGGTTCGCCCTATTATCGCGGCAAGCTGGACGTGCGCCACCAGGTGGCGCTGCGGCAGGTGATCGAAAGCGGTCTGCCTCTCGTCTTCGCCAACCAGCTGGGTGGGCAGGATGAGCTGGTGTTCGACGGTGCTAGCTTTGCCTTTAATGCCGACAAGACGCTTGCTTTCCAGATGAGCCAGTTCGAGGCAACACTTGCCGTCACCGACTGGAAACGCACGGCAGACGGCTGGCATTGCGACAGCGGACCATTCTCGAAAATTCCCGAAGGCGAGGAGGCGGATTACCGTGCCTGCATGCTGGGCTTTCGGGATTACGTCAACAAGAACGGTTTCAAGAGCGTGGTTCTCGGCCTTTCCGGCGGCATCGATTCGGCGATCTGTGCCGCCCTTGCCGTGGATGCGCTGGGCGAGGAGCGGGTGCGCTGCATCATGCTGCCTTACCGCTATACTTCGGAAGAATCGCTGAAGGATGCGGCCGATTGCGCCAGGGCGCTGGGCTGCCGTTACGATATCGTGCCGATCGTCGAGCCGGTGGAGGGTTTCCTCTCGGCGTTGTCAGATCTCTTCGAGGGCACGGAAGAGGGCATTACCGAGGAAAACCTGCAGAGCCGCACGCGCGGCACCATTCTCATGGCCGTCTCGAACAAGTTCGGCTCGATGGTGGTGACGACGGGCAACAAGTCGGAAATGTCGGTGGGTTATGCCACGCTCTACGGCGACATGAATGGCGGTTTCAACCCCATCAAGGACCTCTACAAGATGCAGGTCTATGCCATTTCCAGCTGGCGCAACGCCCATGTGCCACCGGGCGCACTTGGTCCCTCCGGCGAGGTGATCCCCGCCAATATCATCGCGAAGGCCCCGTCGGCCGAATTGCGCCCCAACCAAACCGACCAGGATTCGCTGCCGCCCTATCCGGTGCTGGACGATATTCTGGAATGCCTTGTCGAGAAGGAAATGTCGGTCGAGGAAATTCTGGCGCGCGGCCATGATGTGGCCACCGTGCACCGGGTGGAGCATCTGCTCTACCTTGCCGAATACAAGCGCCGGCAATCTGCGCCGGGCGTGAAGATCACCAAGAAGAATTTCGGCCGTGACCGGCGTTATCCGATTACCAACCGGTTTCGTGACAGGTGA